The genomic stretch GGGGAAACGGCCAGGCGTCCGCTCCCTGCCAGGCCGGCACCCGTACGTTCCCCGCACCGGTGCCGGCCTTCCCGCGTGGCGACATGTTCGCCGCGGCCGCGGTGCTACTCCATGACCACCCGGAAGTCGACCGGCCCGGGCGCCAGCTGGTAGGCCGGCAGCACGCCGGGCCCGCACGATGCCGTGCCGATTCCGTGCACGGCGGCATCCAGCGTCAGGTGGCTGATGCCGTCCGCCACCAGGTCCGGGGTGTGCCGGGCCGCGGCGAGCGCCTCCTGCGACCAAGGGCGGAGTGCAAATGACATGCCGTCGGACAGGAACGAGATGCCGCCGTCCGGCCCGTCCAGCCTGAGCGCCGACACCCCGGCCCTGGCGCCGTTTTCCTGCGGCCGCACGTACGGCACCTGCAACTCGTCAATCGAGGCGCTGAACCACCCCTGCTTCGCGGCCATGCCGGTGTCCGGGTACTTCTGCCCCGGCCCGAACCCTGTCCACGACGCCTGCCCAAAGCCGCCAGGCAGCTCAAAGTCGAAACCCACCCGCGGCCAGTTGCGTCCCCAGCCCGGCCCCGGCTCCACGTGCGCCGACAGCTCCAGCCGCGCACCGTCCGAGGCCCACACGTACTCCACGTCAACGTGCGTCCTGGCCACAGGCACACCGTAGCGCACCCGCACACGCAGCCGTCCGCCGTCGTCCTCCATGGACTGCAGGCGCCCCTCCAGCAGCGGCAGCCCGGCGGCGGCCCATACCTCGGCGTCGCGCGCCTGGCCCGGAACCGTCCAGTCCTTGCCGCGGTCGTTGTCGGTGGGCGCACGCCACAGGTTCAGCCTCGGCCCGTTGACCGGCACGCCGCGGAAGCTGCTGAGTCCGCCCGTTGCCACGTCAAACTCGGCCGGCCCGAGCCGCACCTCACCGCCGCGGGCCTCCACCCGCCCTGTGGCACCGACCGCCGGGACCGGTGCGGCGGGGCTGCCCTGCTGCCCCCACGCGACCTCATGCCCGGCCGGCGCCCAGGGCTGGTCCGCGGCCAGCACGGCGCTGACAGAAAGGACCCGCTGTCCGCCCAGGTTCTCGCGGATTTCTTCGGGAAGCACGACGGCGGCCACGTCGCCTGCCGCCGTCGCCGGCACCTCGAGCGTGCCTTCCGAGTGACGGCCTTCGGGGGTGTCGATGCGCCAGGTGAAGGCGAGGTGGGAGGTGCCCAGGAAGTCATGCTTGTTGTGGATGCCGGCAGTGGCCCAGTCCGCGGAGATCGCAATGGCGACGGGCTCCACGGCCTTCTTGAAGTCGAGCAGGCCCGGGCGCGGCTCCAGGTCCGCGGAGACCAGGCCGTCGATGACAAAGTTGCCGTCGTGGACCTTTTCCCCGAAGTCGCCGCCGTAGGCAAAGTAGGCTTCGCCGTCGAGGGTGTGCTGGCGGATGCCGTGCTCGATCCATTCCCACACGAACCCGCCCTGAAGGCGCGGGTACTTTTCGAAGAGGCCCTGGTATTCGCGCAGGCCGCCGGGGCCGTTGCCCATGGCGTGCACGTACTCGCACAGGATGAAGGGCAGCTGGCGGCGGTGTGCGTCCTGGGCCGCATCAGGCAGCGGCACCTCCTCCTGGCGGCCGATGAGCTCAACCTCGGCCGGGGTGGCGTACATGCGCGAGTAGACATCCACGTAGGGGCTGGCCCAGTCGCCCTCGTAGTGGACCAGCCGTTCCGGGTCCCGCTGCTTGGTCCAGGCGGCCATGGCTGCCAGGTTGTCCCCGGTGCCGGCCTCGTTGCCCAGCGACCACATGATGACGGACGGGTGGTTCTTGTCCCGCTCAACGATCCGAGCCATGCGGTCCAGCAGCGCCTCCCGGTACTGGGGTTCCGCACTCGGGTTGCCGGCCCAGTTCTGGTGGGCAGGACCGCCGTCCTCAAAGCCGTGGGTTTCGTAGTCGCACTCGTCGATGATGTAGAAGCCCAGTTCGTCCGCGGCATGGAGCAGCGCCGGGTGCGGGGCGTAGTGGGCGGTGCGGATGGCATTGATGTTGTGCTGTTTCATCAGGTGCAGCTCCGCCAGCAGCTGCTCCCGCGGCACCACACGGCCCAGGTCCGGGTTGTGCTCGTGCCGGTTCACCCCGCGGAACAGTAGGGGAACGCCGTTGAGCTTGACCTGGGCGTCCTCCACCGTGATGCTGCGGAAGCCGACGTTCAAGCGCAGGGTTTGCTTCGGCGTCGCAATTTCCAGGGCATGCAGCGAGGGCGATTCGGCGCTCCACGGGCTGGCCGGCCCGACGTCGAACACTTGGTCCGGGCTGCCGTCGAGCGTTGCGGTGAAGCCCAGGGCGGGGATGGTTGCCACGGCACCCGGCACCGGCGGATCCAGCTCGACGCGCAGCGTGCCGCGGCCGTCGGCCGTGTAGCCGGCCTGGACAAAGACGTCGCGGACGGCGCCGGCCGGGTGTGCCAGGAGCGTCACGTCGCGGAAAATTCCCGGCAGCCACCAGGCGTCCTGGTCCTCGAGGTAGCTGGAGGCGGAGAACTGGGAAACGCGGACCGCAAGGACGTTCTCCCCGGCGCGCAGCACACCGGTGACGTCGAATTCATGCGGCAGCTTGGATCCGCGGGTGGTGCCCAGCAGCGTGCCATTGAGCCAGACGGTGCCTGCATTGTCGACGCCGTCGAGGCGCAGCAGCGCGCCGTGCTGGAACTCCGGGCCCGCCAGAAAGCGGAGGCGGTGGTCGCCCACGGGGTTGGCGTCCGGCATGTGGGGCGGGTCCAGGGGGAACGGGAATTGCACGTTGGTGTATGTGGGGGCGCCGTGCCCGTGGAGGTTCCAGCTCGAGGGGACGGGCAGCGTGTCCCAGGCTGCGTCGTCGAACGTCTCCTCTTCAATGCCCTGAGGCGCGGCGGCGAGGGTGGGCGAGAAGTGGAAGCGCCAGTCGCCGTTGAGGGACAGCGTGGGCAGGCCGCTGTCCACGTGCGCCCGCGGGGCAGTGCTGCCGCGGCCGGGCCCCGGATTGAGCAGGTCCATGGCGCCCTCGTAGGGGCTGGCGGCAAGATTGGGGCGCGTGCTCGTCACGTCGGTGACTCCTTTGTCAGGTGGCATTCGGGTTTTGCGGGGTGCGATGGCGCGGGCGGGGGCTGTGCAGGATGGCCGGGCGGGCCTGTTTCAGGACGGTCGGCCCGGTTTCAGGTGGGGCGGGTGTCAGGCCGGGCTGGCGGGGTGCCGCGCGGGATCCGGCTAGGGAGCCGCCTGCTGTGGGCCGCTGGCGATCATGCGGGCCACCTGCTGCTCGAGGGCGGCGAGGGTGACATCCGGCAGGACTATCACGCCGTCCAGTTCACGCCGGACCCTCTTGAGCGCTGTCTGGCGTTCGGCCGGGGTGGCGCCTTCGTTTTCCGCGATCTTGATGAGCTTGCGGGCGGTGCCCAGGCGTTGCTGCTCATCTGCGTTGAAGGCGGAATCCTTGATCCGGTGGGCCTCCTTCTCCGCCACTTCAAAGGCGACGGCGAAGGCGTTGACGGCGTTGCGGTAGTCGTCCCAGCGGCTCTTGGCAGGGACCTCGGTGCCATCCAGCGGGCGCAGCGCATCGGCGTCGCGCTTGGCCCGGAGGAAGCCCACGGTCAGGGGCTCGCGGACGTCGCTCATCATGGGGAAGTCGATCAGCTTGGCGACGTCGAGTTCATAGCTGAGCCAGCGCTTGTTGATGGCGTCATGTTCGGCGAGGGTCTTGGCAACATCCGCCTCCGAA from Arthrobacter stackebrandtii encodes the following:
- a CDS encoding glycoside hydrolase family 2 TIM barrel-domain containing protein, with protein sequence MTSTRPNLAASPYEGAMDLLNPGPGRGSTAPRAHVDSGLPTLSLNGDWRFHFSPTLAAAPQGIEEETFDDAAWDTLPVPSSWNLHGHGAPTYTNVQFPFPLDPPHMPDANPVGDHRLRFLAGPEFQHGALLRLDGVDNAGTVWLNGTLLGTTRGSKLPHEFDVTGVLRAGENVLAVRVSQFSASSYLEDQDAWWLPGIFRDVTLLAHPAGAVRDVFVQAGYTADGRGTLRVELDPPVPGAVATIPALGFTATLDGSPDQVFDVGPASPWSAESPSLHALEIATPKQTLRLNVGFRSITVEDAQVKLNGVPLLFRGVNRHEHNPDLGRVVPREQLLAELHLMKQHNINAIRTAHYAPHPALLHAADELGFYIIDECDYETHGFEDGGPAHQNWAGNPSAEPQYREALLDRMARIVERDKNHPSVIMWSLGNEAGTGDNLAAMAAWTKQRDPERLVHYEGDWASPYVDVYSRMYATPAEVELIGRQEEVPLPDAAQDAHRRQLPFILCEYVHAMGNGPGGLREYQGLFEKYPRLQGGFVWEWIEHGIRQHTLDGEAYFAYGGDFGEKVHDGNFVIDGLVSADLEPRPGLLDFKKAVEPVAIAISADWATAGIHNKHDFLGTSHLAFTWRIDTPEGRHSEGTLEVPATAAGDVAAVVLPEEIRENLGGQRVLSVSAVLAADQPWAPAGHEVAWGQQGSPAAPVPAVGATGRVEARGGEVRLGPAEFDVATGGLSSFRGVPVNGPRLNLWRAPTDNDRGKDWTVPGQARDAEVWAAAGLPLLEGRLQSMEDDGGRLRVRVRYGVPVARTHVDVEYVWASDGARLELSAHVEPGPGWGRNWPRVGFDFELPGGFGQASWTGFGPGQKYPDTGMAAKQGWFSASIDELQVPYVRPQENGARAGVSALRLDGPDGGISFLSDGMSFALRPWSQEALAAARHTPDLVADGISHLTLDAAVHGIGTASCGPGVLPAYQLAPGPVDFRVVME